The Ferrovibrio sp. MS7 sequence CTGCTGCTGCGGCCGCTGCCGAAAAATGCCGGCGAGGAATTGAGCGGTCACAGGCTGCCGCCGCCGAAATAATTCCCCAATGCTGTCACAGCCGGGTGGGCAGGGCCGTCTTTAAGGGCGTTACTCCCCTTGGAGACCCTTGTTTGGAGAGCTTGTGTCATGCAACCCCGTATCGCGTTTTCCGAAGTTCCCGCCGATCATCGCAGCCCGCTGATGGCAGTCCACAAGACGCTGGAGGCGTCCAGCCTTGGCAAGACCCTGGTCGAACTGGTCTATCTGCGTGTTTCGCAGATCAATGGCTGCACCTACTGCATCGATATGCACACCACGGCCCTGCTCAAGGCCGGCGTCGACAACCGCAAGCTGGCGACCTTGATGCATTGGCGCGAAACCGCCTGGTTCGATGGCCGCGAAGCCGCCGCTCTGGCCTGGGCCGAGGCAGTTACGCTTTGTGCCGATGGCTGGCCCGATCCGGCACTCTATGCCGACCTGGAGCGGCAATTCAGCCGGGCCGAGATCATTGATCTGGTCTATGCCATCGGCCTGATGAATGCGCTCAACCGCACCGCCATCGCGTTTGGCCAAGGTCCTGCCTGAGGAATGCTTCGGCCTTGACCGGGCGGGACACCTGGGATACCCGGGAGGTAGCCAGCAGGGAGCCCCGCCATGAGTGACGCATCGGAAGCCAATACCGTTGTTGAGATGCAGATCCAGCCGCGCAGCCAGGATCTTGGCGACGGCTTCATGGTGCGCCGCGTGCTGCCCTATATGAAGCGGCGCCATATCGGCCCCTTCGTCTTTCTCGACCATATGGGGCCGGCGCGGTTCGAGCCCGGCCACGGCCTGGATGTGCGGCCGCATCCGCATATCGGGTTGGCGACCGTCACCTACCTGTTCGAAGGCGAGATCATGCATCGCGATTCGCTCGGCTATCACCAGCCGATCCGGCCCGGCGACGTGAACTGGATGACCGCCGGTTCCGGTATCGCGCATTCCGAGCGTACCCGCGCCGAATTGCGCTCCAGCGGCCAGTCGCTGCATGGCGTGCAGGCCTGGGTGGCTTTGCCGCTGGAAGCCGAGGAGGTGGATCCGAGTTTCCAGCATCATCCGGCGGCGAGCCTGCCGGAACGCAGCGCGCCGGGCGTCACCTGGCGCCTGATCGCCGGCAGCTATGACGGCGTGACCTCGCCAGCGCAATGCCTGTCGCCGATGTTCTATATCGACCTGCAGCTTGCGGCTGGAGCGCGTTTCGTGCTGCGGCCGGAATACGCCGAGCGCGCTGTGCATATGTCGATTGGCGGCGCGGTGATTGGCGGTCAGGCCTTCGCGGAGGGCAGCATGGCGGTGTTGCGCGAGGGCGGCGATGTGGTGATCGAGGCGCCGACGCCTTGCCGCCTGATGCTGCTGGGCGGTGCGCCGCTGGATGCGCCGCGCTTCATGTGGTGGAATTTCGTGTCCAGTTCGAAGGAGCGGATCGAGCAGGCCAAGGCGGATTGGCGCGAAGGCCGCTTCGCCAAAGTGCCAGGCGAAACTGAGTTCATTCCACTGCCGCCGGGCTGAGCGCCATGCAGGGCAACGGCAGCTACGAGGACGAACTGCGCCGGCTGCAGATCGAACTGGTGAAGCTGCAGCACCATCTGATTGCGCGTGGCGAGAAAGTGTTGATCCTGCTGGAGGGCCGCGATGCCGCCGGCAAGGATGGCAGCATCAAGCGCCTGGTGGAGCACATGAGTCCGCGCGAGACCCGCGTGGTGGCTTTGGCCAAGCCAAGCCAGCGCGACGAGGCAAGCTGGTATTTCCAGCGCTGGGTATCGCATCTGCCGGCGGCCGGCGAATTCGTGCTGTTCAATCGCTCCTGGTATAACCGCGCCGGCGTCGAGCATGTCATGGGTTTTTGCTCAAAGGCCGAATACAAGGAATTTCTCGCCAGCGTGCCGGAATTCGAGAAGCTGCTGCTGCGCGGCGGCATCCACTTGAGCAAATACTATCTCGATATTTCCAGGGCCGAGCAAAAGCAGCGGCTGGCCGAACGGCGTCAGGATCCGCTGGCGCAATGGAAAACCAGCCCGATCGACGACGTGGCTTTGCGGCGTTACGACGCTTACACCAAGGCGCGCGATGCCATGTTGCTCAAGACCAGCAGCCGCCACGCGCCCTGGTACATCATTGCCGCCGACCGCAAGAAACAGGCCCGGTTGGCACTGATCCGACACATTCTTTCGTGTTGGGATTATCCGGGGAAAGGAAAGCACCTGGAGCCGGATGCGAAGCTCGTTTTTACCTTTGCGCCGCGCTATTTGAAGCAGGGACGGCTCCAATCCTAGGGGAGCCATTGCAAGCGGCGAGGATGGCATGAGCAGCGAAGCAGCCGATATCGTCATCATCGGCGGCGGCATGGCCGGTGCCGGCGCTGCCTATGCCCTGGCGCCGCAGCGCCGCGTCATCCTGCTCGAGCGCGAAAGCCAACCCGGCTATCACACCACCGGGCGTTCGGCGGCATTGTTTTCCGAAACCTATGGCAATGGGCCGATCCGGGCGTTGACGGTGGCGAGCCGCGATTTCCTGATGCAGCCGCCTCGGGGCTTCAGCGATACGCCGATCCTCACCCCGCGCGGCGTGCTGCAGGTTGGTGGGGCGGACAAGGCCGCCCAGCTTGATGCCGCCTATGCGGAGATGCGCCGCCTGGTGCCCTCGGTGCAGCGGCTGGATGCCGCCGCCGTATTGGCCCAGGTGCCGGTGCTGCGGCCCGAGATTGTGGCCGGTGGCGCAGTGGCCGAGCCGCATGCCATGGATATCGATGTGCATGCCCTGCATCGCGGCTTCCTGCGTGGTGCGGCGGCGGCTGGTGCGCGCATCCTCAGTGATGCCGGCGTCACTGGTATTGGCCGGGCGGGCGGCGATTGGCTGGTCGAGACCACACAGGGCAGCTTCCGCGCCGCCGTGGTGATCAATGCCGCCGGTGCCTGGTGCGATGCGGTTGCCGCGCTGGCGGGTATCAAGCCGATCGGCCTGGAACCGATGCGGCGCACGGCGCTCACCGCCGACATGCCGGCGGGAACCGACTTCCAGCATTGGCCGATGGTGATCGATGCCGACGAGGACATCTACTTCAAGCCCGATGCCGGCCGGCTGCTGATCAGCCCGGCGGACGAGACGCCGTCCGAGCCCTGTGATGCCCAGCCGGACGAGATGGATGTGGCGATTGCCATTGACCGTTTCGAAACCCTGACCAGCCTGACCGTGCGGCGGGTGGCGGCAAAATGGGCGGGGCTGCGCAGCTTTGTGGCCGACCGGACTATCGTGGCTGGTTTCGATCCCGCAGCGCCCGGCTTTTTCTGGCTGGCCGGGCAGGGTGGCTACGGGATTCAGACTTCCGGCGCCATGAGCCGGGTTGCCGGGGCGCTCGCCTTGGGTCAAGCTCTGCCCAGCGATATCCAGGCCCTCGGTCTTTCAGCGGCGGATATCGGACCTAGCCGCCTGAGGTAACTTGCCCCAATGAATGCCCTCTCGCCAGCCAAGCCGATTATTGCGCGCAGCGCCTGCCCGCATGACTGCCCCTCGACCTGTGCGCTGGAAATCGAGAAGCTGGATCAGTTCCGCATTGGCCGCGTGCGCGGCGCCGAGGCCAACAGCTACACCGCCGGCGTGATCTGCGCCAAGGTGGCGCGCTATGCCGAGCGGGCGCAGCACCCGGACC is a genomic window containing:
- a CDS encoding carboxymuconolactone decarboxylase family protein, with product MQPRIAFSEVPADHRSPLMAVHKTLEASSLGKTLVELVYLRVSQINGCTYCIDMHTTALLKAGVDNRKLATLMHWRETAWFDGREAAALAWAEAVTLCADGWPDPALYADLERQFSRAEIIDLVYAIGLMNALNRTAIAFGQGPA
- a CDS encoding pirin family protein translates to MSDASEANTVVEMQIQPRSQDLGDGFMVRRVLPYMKRRHIGPFVFLDHMGPARFEPGHGLDVRPHPHIGLATVTYLFEGEIMHRDSLGYHQPIRPGDVNWMTAGSGIAHSERTRAELRSSGQSLHGVQAWVALPLEAEEVDPSFQHHPAASLPERSAPGVTWRLIAGSYDGVTSPAQCLSPMFYIDLQLAAGARFVLRPEYAERAVHMSIGGAVIGGQAFAEGSMAVLREGGDVVIEAPTPCRLMLLGGAPLDAPRFMWWNFVSSSKERIEQAKADWREGRFAKVPGETEFIPLPPG
- the ppk2 gene encoding polyphosphate kinase 2; the encoded protein is MQGNGSYEDELRRLQIELVKLQHHLIARGEKVLILLEGRDAAGKDGSIKRLVEHMSPRETRVVALAKPSQRDEASWYFQRWVSHLPAAGEFVLFNRSWYNRAGVEHVMGFCSKAEYKEFLASVPEFEKLLLRGGIHLSKYYLDISRAEQKQRLAERRQDPLAQWKTSPIDDVALRRYDAYTKARDAMLLKTSSRHAPWYIIAADRKKQARLALIRHILSCWDYPGKGKHLEPDAKLVFTFAPRYLKQGRLQS
- a CDS encoding NAD(P)/FAD-dependent oxidoreductase; translation: MSSEAADIVIIGGGMAGAGAAYALAPQRRVILLERESQPGYHTTGRSAALFSETYGNGPIRALTVASRDFLMQPPRGFSDTPILTPRGVLQVGGADKAAQLDAAYAEMRRLVPSVQRLDAAAVLAQVPVLRPEIVAGGAVAEPHAMDIDVHALHRGFLRGAAAAGARILSDAGVTGIGRAGGDWLVETTQGSFRAAVVINAAGAWCDAVAALAGIKPIGLEPMRRTALTADMPAGTDFQHWPMVIDADEDIYFKPDAGRLLISPADETPSEPCDAQPDEMDVAIAIDRFETLTSLTVRRVAAKWAGLRSFVADRTIVAGFDPAAPGFFWLAGQGGYGIQTSGAMSRVAGALALGQALPSDIQALGLSAADIGPSRLR